AACTTCAAGAAGAGGCATGATGTTTTTCATAGCTTGTTCAAATACTTCCATTGGATCTTTACCAGTTTCTTGTGCAATGATATCGAATGCGGAATACAGGATAGCTTGAGACTTTCCACGTTTTCCGTCAACCATCATTTTATTGATTAAACGAGTTACTAGTTTCGAATTATAAATCGGATCTGGTAACACGTCACGTTTAGTAACAGGACCTTTACGAGGCATCGGATATCCTCCTTTCATATTTTATAAGTATTATTTTTTAGGTTTTTTCGTACCGTATTTAGAACGGCTTTGTCCTCTATTTTCAACACCAGCTGTATCAAGAGCTCCACGAACGATATGATAACGTACCCCTGGTAAATCTTTTACACGTCCACCACGAATAAGAACAACACTATGTTCTTGTAAGTTGTGACCAATACCAGGAATGTAAGCTGTTACTTCAATACCATTACTCAAACGTACACGGGCATATTTACGAAGCGCCGAGTTAGGTTTTTTAGGAGTCATGGTACCAACACGAGTACATACGCCACGTTTTTGCGGAGAGTTAACATCTGTTAGTTCTCTTTTAAAACTGTTTAGGCCCTTGTTCAAAGCAGGTGATGTAGATTTTTTAATTTTAGATTGACGAGGTTTGCGTACTAATTGGTTAATTGTAGGCATGGGATAAATTCCTCCTTCCTTGTTTAGTAGTTCCACACATCCAGGTGGTTCATTTTTTCGGTAAAATAAAATGGCTGTAAGATCGACCTACAACACTTTTTTATTTTCAGACCTCTGTTTATAGTAGAGGCACCTTGAATATAGTAACACCTTGACGCTTGGATGTCAAGGTGTTACTTGAAATTAACTAAGTCCATTCAACCGCTGATATAAATCTTTCGCGTAGCTGTCGGTCATGCCGCAAATGAAATCTGTTACGAGTAGTAGGCGGAGATACAGTTTCATCGTTTCGCTCTCGCCTTCTGCATTTTTGCGGTAACAACCTAGATAGTTATCGGAAATTAAAGTTAATAAGCGTTTATCCTTAGCAGTTTGGCGTTCTGGAGTCTCACTATCATAATAAATGACTGCTGGGATGAAAGTTTCGAGTAGTTTGGAGATAATTTCGTTGCCAGCGATTTCAGATTCGACAATACCTTTATCTTGGTAAATATACGTATATGAGAGGCTTTGCAAGATATGGACAAGTTGTTCTGCTTCTGAAGCGTCAATTAGTGAATCGTTAAAAGTTCCCGCCATTATTGCTTTATAGTTTGCGTAAAACACTTCGAGTGAGCGATTAATGAGCTGACCACGGACATTGGATGCCAACCATTGCTGCACGATAAAACTTTCTTCTTGTCCTTCGTAGCGTTCGCTTTTTTTCTTGAGTTCGTTGTAACATGCAACAGTAACTTTATTATGCTCTTCCACTTCTTCAAAACCTTTTAAAATTTGTGTAATATTGACAATGCCTTTTTTCACACCATCTTCTAGGTCCGCATTGAGGTAAGCAATATCGTCTGCTACTTCGAGTAAATAAGTTAGTGGATGACGATTATCTAGTGCTTCCGTTGCCGTAGTTATTTCATTAAATAATGACTCATCTGCATAAAAATAGCCTAATTTTTTACTTTTGATTTGGTTTTTATTTATTTTCAAGGAAGAAACTGGGTATTTTATGACAGCATTCAGGGTTGCAAACGTTAGATTTAGTCCATATTGATCAAAAAGATAATGCAGTTTTGACACAACGCGAAGCACTTGAGCGTTACCTTCGAAGTAATAAAAATCTTCTTTCATTTGCGATGTTAAAATTTCGGCTAAACTTTTATTTTTATAAGTGATAGTTGCTAGATTATCTCGGAACCACTCGCGAATGCTTTCTTCACCAAAATGACCAAATGGCGGATTACCCATATCATGTAAGAGTCCTGCACAAGCAAGAATCTCTGGAATTTTATCAGCATGGTCCTTTGTAAAATCTTCATCTAGCTTTTCTTCTTGAATTGTGTGGGTTACCATGTTCCCCATCGACTTAGCAATTGTACTTACTTCCATTGAATGCGTCAGTCGAGTACGGACAAAGTCACTTTTTTCTAGTGGAAACACTTGCGTTTTATCTTGCAAGCGGCGAAATGATGCGCTCATGACGATTCGTTGGAAATCATTTTCGAAAGCGCTACGTACGTCGGTATTTTTAGAGCGTGTAATACCTGATTCGCGGCGGCGTTTGTCATTTAAAAGTTTATCCCATTTCATTTATATCACGTCCTTTATAGGTTGCTTAATTTTTCCATTTCTATTTTCGAAAGTCTATGTACGGTCCATTCTGACATTTTTTTTGCACCGATTTTCTCGTAAAAGTCCATTCCTGATTTATTTTCGTTGAGGCACCACCATTCGAACCTACCACAGCCCCGCGACAAGGCAAGCTTTGAAAGATACGTAAAAAACTGTGTTCCAAATCCATTGCCACGCATTTCAGGGATGATATAAAGGTCTTCTAGGTAAAGCCCTTTTTTCCCTAACAAGGTGGAGTAATTATGGAAGAATAGCGCGAACCCCACAGATTGGTCTTTGTATTCTGCCATAATGACCTCAGCTGCTTTTTGCTGAAAAAGAGTATCTCGTAAGCCCGATTCTGTTGCATTTACATCTTGCTCTATCCCTTCATGTTTTGCTAGTTCTAAAATATAATGTAGGATTAACGCCGTGTCGGATTCTGTCGCATTTCGAAAAGTAAGTTTGAACATTCCTGTTGCCCCTTTTATTTTTAATTTAAGTATAAGCTAGTATTGCCATTGTATCAAACAAAAAAAGTGTTGCAGCTAGTTATCTCAAAGTTTAGAAATTGACTGCAAGGGGAAAAGAATATAAATTTCAAAATAGGGGGAATTCATTTGTTTAAAAAAATAATTTGGACCAGTTTCTCTTTAGCACTGGTTTTGTTTTTATTCCCAGTTGTTAGCTCAGCCGCAACTTCAGGTGATTTCGAATATACTGCAAACGGAAATGAAGCTACGATTACTGACTATACCGGGACAGCCGCTGATGTAACTATCCCTGCTACAGTTGGTGATAATAACGAGTATGTTGTCACAGCTATTGGCGATTCTGCTTTTTATTTAAAAGGATTGACTGCTGTTTCTATTCCTGATTCTGTAACTACTATTGGTACCGGGGCTTTCACGCGTAATTCTTTAACAGAAATTGTCCTTCCAAATTCGGTACAGTCCATTGGTCAAAACTCCTTCAGTACAAACCAAATTGAAAAGATAACTCTTTCAAATTCACTTACATCTATACCTAGATTTTCTTTTTTAGCTAATAAATTAAAAACTGTTCAAATACCTGCAAATGTTCAAAGCATCGATGAATCAGCATTCGAAAATAACTATATTACTGACATAACTATCCAAAATCCTAATATCCAACTTGCATATCAAGCTTTTGCTGCTCAAACGATTTTAAGCAAATTGATTGTCCCAAGCGATAAAATATTACCGCTAGAAAACTATATTCATTTCAATGATGCATCTTCGCAATTAACAATGAACAATTTGACAGTAACTGATTTATCTGACGGGGTTACTTATGATTCCGCAAAAAATGCACTCGTCTTTTCGGCAGAACCAAGAGAATCTACCTTCTCGCTTTACACCGGGACTAATCGCTATGATTCTTACTATGACATTTCTGAATACGGTCCTTCTGGAAAACCAATTATCTTGTTTGAATATACCCAACCCGTCATTGTCACATATAAAGATGAATCTGGTACAGAGCTCGCTAGTTCAACAAGAATTGACGGAACTATCGGTGACTCATATACCTCCACTCCAAAAACGATAGACGGATATACTTTAAAAGAAACTACTGGTAATCCTACTGGCCAATTCACAAATACAACTCAAAATATAAGTTATATTTATGAAAAAAACCCAATTCAAAATGGTACGGTAAATGTGAAGTACCAAGATGAATCAGGCAACTCACTAGCACAAGATACTATTTTAACTGGAGAAATTGGTAGCACTTATCAAACAGAAAGTAAAAACATTACCGGATATAAACTAACAAAAATAAACGGTAATGAATCTGGCACATTTAGCGCGGACCAAACAATTGTCACATATGTATATGAAAAAACAGCCAGTGACGATAATAATTCAAGTGGTCAGGGCGAGGCTACGAATAATAGCGAAATAAACTCAGAAAAAGCTGACTCCCCTTCCGCAACTACGCAAATGAAAGCGAGTAATAGTACACTTCCAAAAACAAGTGATACGAGTGATAATTTTCTTTTTGCAGTAGGTGGTTTACTTACAGCACTCGCAACTGGAATATTATTTTTCAAAAGAAATTAATCTAAAAAACAAGCCCTAGGAACCCAATTGGATCCTAGGGCTTTCTATTTTGTCTCGTTATGATTTCAAGGTTTTTACACAGGCTGCTTTATCTATTGCCCTGAAGAAATAGGAGCCTGCAACAAGGATATCAACACCAGCTTGTTTGCATGTTTCGGCAGTTGCTTTGTTTACTCCCCCGTCTACTTCAATACTGTAACTACCACGATTTTTGCGGCGCCAGTTATCAAGGTAGCGCATATTTTCTATTGTAGACTCAATAAACGTTTGCCCACCAAAGCCAGGATTTACAGTCATTTGGAGCACTAAATCAACATCCCCTAAAACAGCCTCCAACATGCTTGCCGGAGTCCCAGGATTAAGCACTACCCCCGCTTTACAACCGGCTTGTTTGATTTGTTGAATGACACGATGGATGTGCGGAGCTGCTTCAATATGCACGGAAATAATGTGCGCTCCCGCCGCGGCAAATTTTTCAATATAGTTTTCTGGATTTGCGAGCATTAAGTGAACATCAAGAGGAATGGTCGCTGTTTTGCCAATTTGCTCAACCATGTCAATCCCAAAGGTTAAATTGGGGACAAAATGACCGTCCATGACATCAATATGAAGGTAGTCAGCTCCTGCAAGTTCTGCTTCTTTAATGGAATTTGCCATATTCATATAGTCGGCTGCAAGTAAAGATGGCGCTACGAAAGTCATACGCGCACACCGGCTTTCGTAATAACAGCCTCTACACGATTAGCGACATTTTCTGCTGTGAAACCATACGCATTAAACAAGTCTTTTGCTGGTGCTGATGCGCCGAAGTGGTCAATTCCTAACATATCGCCTTCTGAACCGATAAACTCTTTCCAGCCAAATGTAGTTCCGGCTTCAATTGCGAATCTAGCTGTCACTTCTTTTGGTAAAATACTTTCTTTATAGTCTGCGCTAGTTTTTTCAAAGCGTTCCCAGCTCGATAAACTAACAACGGAAACATCTACTTCTCTTTTCGCTAGTTCTTTCTTCGCTTCAATAGCAAGTGATACTTCCGAACCAGTGGCGATAATAATGGCATCTGGTTGCGCATTATTTGCCGGAGCAACCACATAAGCTCCTTTTTCTACCCCTGCATCTACTTCGGCTTGATTATTTTCAAGCACCGGTAAGTCTTGACGGGATAACACAAGTGCAATTGGTCCAGCTGTATTTGTAGCAGCAAGTTCCCAAGCAGCACGTGTTTCTTTTGCATCAGCCGGACGAATCACGGTAAGCCCTGGCATAGCACGTAGCGAGGCTAAATGCTCGATTGGTTCATGGGTTGGACCGTCTTCTCCAACTGCGATACTATCATGTGTGAATACATAGGTTACTGGAAGTTGCATAAGGGCCGCCATCCGCATTGCTGGGCGAACATAATCCGAGAAAACAAAGAAGGTAGAGCCAAATACACGTAATCCGCTATGCAAGGCCATTCCGTTTAGCATTGCTCCCATTGCAAATTCACGTACTCCAAACCAGATATTTTTGCCGGCTGGATCTGCTTTGCTATACGCTGGACTAGCATCAATAAATGTTTTATTAGAGCAACCTAGGTCAGCGGAACCTCCAAAAAGTTCTGGTAATTCAGCCGCAATTGCGTTAATCATTTTTCCAGATGCAGAACGAGTCGGGGCACTTGTTCCAGCTTCAAAAGTTGGTAAATTCACATTCCAGTCTGCTGCTACTTCCCGAGCTAAAACACGGTCTAACTCACTTGCGAGTTCGGGGAATTCTTTTTTGTAATTAGTTAACATCGTGTTCCAAGCACCTTCTAATTTTTCACCGCGCGCTTTGTAATTCCTTAAGTAATCGCGAACTTCAGTTGGTACTGTAAATGGTTCTTCTGTCCAGTCATAATGTTCCTTAGCACCGCGCGCTTCTTTTTCGCCAAGTGGGGCCCCGTGACTTGCAGAGCTGCCCGATTTAGTTGGCGCGCCGTAGCCGATGACTGTTTTTACTTCAATTAGCGTTGGCTTCGAAGTTTCTAATTTTGCTTGGACAATTTTTTCTTGGATGGCGGCTAAGTTATTGCCATCTTCCACGCGAAGCACTTGCCACCCGTATGCGCGGAAACGATCTGCGGCATTTTCACTAAAAGTAGCACTCAGGTCGCCATCTAAACAAATATCATTGGAATCATATAAAACGATTAATTTTCCTAGTCCAAGGTGTCCGGCAAGTGACGCTGTTTCTGATGCTACACCTTCCATTAAATCGCCGTCACCACAAATTGCATACGTATAATGATCCACAATTGGGTAATTAGGTTGATTGTACTGAGCTGCTAAATGAGACTCCGCCAGCGCCATTCCAGCCGCCATACCAATTCCTTGTCCGAGCGGTCCACTTGTTGCATCAACACCAGCTGTCCAACCAAATTCTGGATGTCCTGGTGTTAAGCTGTCTAATTGACGAAATGACTTTAAATCTTCCATTTTTACGTCATAACCAAATAAATGAAGCATGCTATAAAGTAATGCTGAACCATGTCCCGCTGATAAAACAAAACGATCACGGTTAAACCATTCTGGATTTGCTGGATTAAATACTAAATGTTTTGCAAATAGCATATAAGCCATTGGCGCTGCACCCATTGGCATTCCAGGATGCCCTGAATTTGCTTTCTCAATCATATCAATTGATAACGAACGAATCGTGTCTACTGCTTGTCTGTCTAATGTTTTTTTCAAAACTGTCATCTCCCTTAAATTCTTTGTGCTTATTTACACATGTTTTTCTACGTCAGACCAAATGTGTACAAGTCTTTCTGAGTAACTTGTTTTATCTCGGTCGTGAAATAGTGCGGATGTTCCTAACACATAAATATCTGGTAAACAGTCGCGCATCAAACCTACTGTTTCTTTATTAATGTTGCCATCTACTTCGATTAATGGCACATGGACTTTTCCGGCTAATTTTGCTTTTAAGTCTCGCAATTTTTGAAGCACATCTGTTTGAAACTTTTGTCCTGCAAAGCCGGGATTTACCGTCATCATCAACACCATTTCCACATCATTTAAATAAGGATAAATTGCTTCGATGGGTGTTTCTGGATTAATTGCAATGGAAGGTTTGATATTATAAGAACGGATTTTCCTAATCACTTCTGTTACATCGTCCGCCACTTCTACGTGAAAAGAAATGTATTCTGGCTTCACTGGACCAAACATATCAATATATTTAAGTGGGGTAATTGTAGCCAAATGTATGTCTAACGGAATTTCTGTATTGTTTCGCACTATTCCCAAATGTTCAGGGCCAAGTGCAAGATTATTCACATATACACCGTCCATCACATCACAGTGTAGTAGTTCCACGCCAGCTGATTCAAGACGCTTAAGTTCATCTCCTAAATGTAGTTGATCAGCACACATAATTGAAGCGGCTATTTTCCTCATTTTCATCCTCACTTTCTTTCAAGTTCAGTAATTTTATCCAAGCGACGTTTATGACGATCTCCAGCAAAAGTCGCTTCAAGCCAAGTATCAACAATTAAAAGCGCCAAACCTTCGCCAATTACGCGCTCGCCTAGGCAAAGAATATTACTATTATTATGCTCACGAGTAGCACTCGCTGAAAAAGCATCAGAAACAACTGCTGCACGTATTCCGTCGACTTTGTTAGCCGCAATACTCATGCCAATCCCCGTTCCACAGCATAAAATCCCCAGTTCAGATTGTCCGCTAACTACTTGATTGGCAACCTCTTCTGCATAAGATGGAAAATCGACACTATCATCCGTATATGTTCCAATATCAACAACTTCGATATCTTTTTCGCGTAAATGTTTCACAATGGCATCTTTTAGTCTACGTCCGCCGTGGTCACAACCAATTGTTAATTTCATTTAATTTCACCTTCATTAATAGATTTTTTTCTTTTAACGCCTTATAATGAAATGGAACCGAGAACATACGCGAATATGCTCTCGGCTCATTTCTAAGGATGACTACTGTAAAACATCTGAGCCCGAGAAGCTTTGGATTCGTTTGCACGGTTATCCTTTTTTGATGTTTTTTCATACAGCTCATCCTCCGTTATTCAGATTTCACTAATACTTTAATTTCATTTCCTGCCATGACCGCTTCGAAAGCCTCGCGCCAGTCATCTAATCCGTACACTTTTGTAATCATTTTGTCTGTATTGATTTTGCCATTTGCAAGTAAGTCTAGTGCTAAAATCCATGAAGAAGGTTTTTGTGAGCGACTGCCGATATAAGCAATCTCACGTTGAATAATTGATTCTTCATCAATCGCATTTTTCTTTTCAGCAAAAAGTCCTACTTGAACAAAATCGCCTTTTTTCTTCGTTAGTGGTAATCCTTGATTTACTGCTGGGACTGCGCCAGAACAATCAAATACTCGTTCAGCTCCGTAACCATCTGTCATGCCAAGCACAACTTCAGCCAAGTCTTCTTTCAAGGTATCAACAATCCGGTCCATTCCTAATTCTTTTGCTAAGCGTAAACGGTCGCTATCTTTAGTAATTCCTGCCATAATCACCGTAGCTCCTTGCGCTTTCACAACTTGAGCGAGTAATAACCCGATTGGTCCTGGTCCGAAAACAAGTACTGTATCATCAGGGCGAATCGTTGTTTTTTCAAGTGCAGAGTGAACACAGCATGCAAGTGGTTCTGTAAGTGCAGCCGCTTCCAGTGAAATCCGCTCATCTAACACATGACAACTTTCCTCGCGAGATAAAACAAATTCTGCAAAACTACCATTTGCTTGTGTACCAATGCCGCGACGATTGCTACATAAATTGTAATCATGTTCTTTACAATAAATACATTCCTCACAAGTTTCAAAAGTTGTTTCACTTGTGACGCGGTCTCCCACTTTGATACTAGTTACATCTGGACCAACTTCTACGACTACACCTGAAAATTCATGTCCGAGTGTAACTGGTGTTGTTGGATTTTTATATTCACCTTTGAATGTATGGATATCTGATCCACAAATCCCAGTGAAGGCTACTTTGATTTTCACTTTGTCGCCATAAGCTTGTGGTTCTTCCACATCTTTTAGCTCCATTTGGTCATATCCGGGGTTTGTTTTTACTACTGCTTTCAAATTAATCGTCACCTTTCTGAGGCAATATCATCACTTTGTTATAATCATGTTCTCTTGAAAGAATCATCTCAAACGCTTCTTTCGTTTCTTCTAGTTTATAACGATGCGAAATCAGTGGTTTTAGTTTAATTCGACCTTGTTTGACAAATTCTATCGAAGTACGCCACTCTTCACCTGGAAACGGCGCCGAGTAAGAGTTCCAAAAACCTTTAAGCGTTAATTCGCGTCTGAAAATATTTTCAAAAGCTTCTTCATGTAAAAGTACATCTGCGTAAGCTATTCCGAGGAAACCGACTTTGCCTTTTTTCTTCGTTACAAGGAGACATTGTTCTTGGGTGATTTTGGAACCGGCACATTCTAGCGCGATGTCAGCACCAAGACCATTCGTATAAGCTAAAACGCGTTCTTTCAGGTCTTCGTTTTTTGGATTAATCGTGTATCTGCAACCAAATTCCTTCGCATCTGCTAACTTCTTATCACTGATATCAACAGCGATAATATCTTTCACACCAGCGAGAAGTAAACATTGCACGACTAAAATTCCAATCGTCCCAATCCCAAACACGATAACTGTATCACCAAGTCTTGGTTCGATTCCAAGTACCCCATGCATTGACACAGCTAGTGGTTCAATCATTGCACCTTCTTCAAAATCAAGGTCGCCAATAGAAATGACGTTATCAGCTTTCATTACCACATTTTCGGCAAATCCTCCGTGGAAATGTGAGCCCACCATGCGGTAATTGTCACATAGCGAGAAGTCGCCCGCTTTACAATAATTACATTCCATACATGGTTCTAGTGGAATACCTGCAACACGGTCACCGATAGCTCTATTTTCCACTTCGCTACCTACTTCTGTAATCACACCCGAAAATTCGTGTCCCATAACAGCCGGCAGTGGATATTTCCAGCGCGTCTGCATTTTGTGAATATCTGATCCGCATATTCCGACCGCTTTTACCTCCACACGTACTTGATCTTTCTCGCAAACCGCTTCATCAATTTGTTCTGCTTTTATTACATTATTCTCGTATAACACAGCTGCTCGCATGTTACTCATCACCTCTTCTATATCATTAAAACAAAACTTAGAAAATTGCTGCCCAAGCTTGAGAGAATTTAAGAATAACCCAGTTAAAGAAGTTACCACCCATATCAAGCGTACTTACTTGAGTTGCTCCTTTAGGGAATTCATAAACGCCTTTCATCATTTCTGTATGAACAAGACCAAAGTCAGTTGCCATAAGAAGTGCCAGTGCAATAACTACAGTTCCAGCTAAAACAGAGTGAAGAATGTTACCTTTACGAGATGCTACAACGAATGATACGTAAAATGGAATAGTTGCCAAGTCACCAAATGGAAGTACTTTGTTACCTGGAATGATAACAGCTAAGAAAAGAGTGATCGGAACAAGGATTAAACCAGTAGAAATATTCGCTGGGTGACCAATTGAAAGTGCAGCGTCAAGTCCGATATAAAGTTCGCGGCCTTTGAAGCGAGATTTCATGAATTCACGAGCAGATTCCGAAATTGGAATTAAACCTTCCATTAAAATTTTAACCATACGAGGCATTAAGAACATTACTGCACCCATTGACATACCAAGTTGTGCAACTGCCCCTACGTCATACCCTGCAAGAAGACCAATTGCAATACCTAGAATAAGTCCCATCATCATTGGTTCCCCGAAGATACCAAAACGTTTTTGAATTGTTTCCGGGTCAACGTGAATATTTTTGATTCCAGGAATTTTAGCGATTAGCCATCCAACTGGAATACCGATGAAACCGAATGCTGCTGTTGAACCTGTTGGTAAGGAGATCCCTTTTAAGCCGTAAAATTCTTCTACCATAGGTTGTGTTCTATCAGCCATCCAAAGAACTGCAACTTCATAGATGATTGCACAAAGAATCGCGAACCACCAGTTACCGCCAGTTACGATATAACCAGTTGCACCTGCTGCGATAAAGTGCCAATAGTTCCAAATATCAATATCTAACGTTTTTGTTACTTTAAAGAAGATAAGTGCTAAATTGACTGCTAAACAAATTGGAATTAAAATTGCTGCAACTGGGGAAGCCCATGAAGCTGCCGCTGCGGCTGGCCAACCAGCGTCAATGATTGTTAAGTTCAGACCAAAGCGCTCAACCATTTGTTGCGCCGCTGGACCTAAATTGCTAGATAGTAAACTAATAACAAGGTTAATACCTACAAATCCGATACCTATCGTAATCGCGGAACGAAGCGCTTTTTTCGCTGGTACTCGGAAAATTAATGCAATAAAGAAAATCATAATCGGCAAAATAACTGTAGGCCCCAAGTTTAAAACATACTGTACTCCTGCTAGAAGTGTATCCATTTAATATTTCCTCCTTTTTTCTCTGTTTACGTTTTATTCCTAAACTCCCTTGCGCCCCTAATTATTTAAGGTGCGCAAGTATTTCTTCGTCAAGCTCTTCCATACCCATACCAGTGATGTAAGAAGTTGCAATAATAGCTGGGATTTTGTATGTTGTTGGTAAAATTGTTGTTGATACAATCAAATCTGCTCCGTCTTGCATAGATGCTGCTTCAGAAATTTTGATTTGTTTTACTTCTGCATCGACATTATGTTCCTTCACCAAACGTTCTACTCGATCCGTTACTACTGTTGATGTTGCAATTCCTGCTCCACAAGCTACCAAAATTTTAAATTGTCCCATGATAAATTCCTCCTAATTAATTGCTGCGATTTCCTCGCGGCTAATTTTCCTGTTTTTTTAAACGGTAATCGCTTCCAAAATTTGTTTTACTTCTGCTTCATCTTTCGCTCTAAGTAATGCGGTTACATTTTCCTTGTCTTGAATCGTCCCCATCAATTGTTGAAGTACCGCGAGCTGGCTGTGAGGTTCATTTAGTCCCAGCACGAAAATCAAATTCGCTTCAACCGTTTGACCTGCATCTTCCATAAGCTTGAATGGGATGCCGTCTTTCACAGTGATTACGGCAATAAATTGTTCCGTAACGCATTCTGGATCCGTATGCGGTAAAGCCACCCCGTATCCATCTAATTTTAGCCCCGTTGGAAAGGTTTTTTCACGGTCTGTTAGTCTAGTCAAAAAGTCATCCGTTACATACCCTTCTGACTTTCCACTTTCTGCGACCATTTGGAATAGGTCCTCTTGCTTATCAATGTCCGATTGAACCCAAACCATTCCTTTTTTCAAAAATTGTACTAAATCCATTACGAAATCCTCCTGTAATTCTTTCTGACTTCTCTACATTGTCTTTTTTGTTTCCAAGTCCGTGAAGTTTTTTATTATTTGATGCATTTCTTTTGTACTCTTAGCATCCGCGAGCTTTTTAAGTGCTTTTTTGTTCTCCGATAATTCCATCAATTGTAGTAAAGCTGTGAAGTGAGCATTTTTATCAACAGCTGCAATGACGACGATAAAATGCAAGTTATTACCGCCTTCCACTGGCAAACCTTCTTCCAGATAAAGCAAGCTCATTCCAAGACTCTTAACTCCTTTTTCCGTTTCAGCATGAGGGATAGCTATGGTATTTCGGAGGATGATGTTCATAATCGGTGCCGGGTATTGCCGTTTCATTTCATCCACATATCGCTCTTCCACTGCTCCCGCCGAAAGTAACGGTGAAGCCGCATAATGTATTGCCTCATGCCAGTCTGCCACTGATTTCTTCCGGGTAATTCGCGTATCTTCAAGTAAATCTGCGAGAGAGCTTTTATTTGAATTGGTGGATGTAGTTTCTTCTGGAACTGGCGTTAAGTAATCTGCTAGGACTTTTTCAAGACGAGCAGCATCTTTAATTTCAGCAAATTTGGAAATAGTTTTCATTAATTGATCAACGCTGATATTTACCTCGTCCACTAAGTAAACTGACCGCATCACTCGGCGCCTTAGCTCCAAGCGTTCTTTCCCGTCCATTAATTGGTTAATTAGGAAAAATTTCTTGTCCGTCGAAAGTGGCACTGCGGAAAATACAATGTCATATCCTACTTTTGTTTGTTCAAATTCCCGAATCGACATCGCTTGATAGAAAAATATTTCTGGGAAAAGGCTGCGTAATGTTTTTTCCATTAATCTCGAAATC
The nucleotide sequence above comes from Listeria ivanovii subsp. londoniensis. Encoded proteins:
- a CDS encoding ribulose-phosphate 3-epimerase; the protein is MRKIAASIMCADQLHLGDELKRLESAGVELLHCDVMDGVYVNNLALGPEHLGIVRNNTEIPLDIHLATITPLKYIDMFGPVKPEYISFHVEVADDVTEVIRKIRSYNIKPSIAINPETPIEAIYPYLNDVEMVLMMTVNPGFAGQKFQTDVLQKLRDLKAKLAGKVHVPLIEVDGNINKETVGLMRDCLPDIYVLGTSALFHDRDKTSYSERLVHIWSDVEKHV
- the rpiB gene encoding ribose 5-phosphate isomerase B; protein product: MKLTIGCDHGGRRLKDAIVKHLREKDIEVVDIGTYTDDSVDFPSYAEEVANQVVSGQSELGILCCGTGIGMSIAANKVDGIRAAVVSDAFSASATREHNNSNILCLGERVIGEGLALLIVDTWLEATFAGDRHKRRLDKITELERK
- a CDS encoding zinc-binding dehydrogenase yields the protein MKAVVKTNPGYDQMELKDVEEPQAYGDKVKIKVAFTGICGSDIHTFKGEYKNPTTPVTLGHEFSGVVVEVGPDVTSIKVGDRVTSETTFETCEECIYCKEHDYNLCSNRRGIGTQANGSFAEFVLSREESCHVLDERISLEAAALTEPLACCVHSALEKTTIRPDDTVLVFGPGPIGLLLAQVVKAQGATVIMAGITKDSDRLRLAKELGMDRIVDTLKEDLAEVVLGMTDGYGAERVFDCSGAVPAVNQGLPLTKKKGDFVQVGLFAEKKNAIDEESIIQREIAYIGSRSQKPSSWILALDLLANGKINTDKMITKVYGLDDWREAFEAVMAGNEIKVLVKSE
- a CDS encoding galactitol-1-phosphate 5-dehydrogenase — translated: MRAAVLYENNVIKAEQIDEAVCEKDQVRVEVKAVGICGSDIHKMQTRWKYPLPAVMGHEFSGVITEVGSEVENRAIGDRVAGIPLEPCMECNYCKAGDFSLCDNYRMVGSHFHGGFAENVVMKADNVISIGDLDFEEGAMIEPLAVSMHGVLGIEPRLGDTVIVFGIGTIGILVVQCLLLAGVKDIIAVDISDKKLADAKEFGCRYTINPKNEDLKERVLAYTNGLGADIALECAGSKITQEQCLLVTKKKGKVGFLGIAYADVLLHEEAFENIFRRELTLKGFWNSYSAPFPGEEWRTSIEFVKQGRIKLKPLISHRYKLEETKEAFEMILSREHDYNKVMILPQKGDD
- a CDS encoding PTS galactitol transporter subunit IIC, whose product is MDTLLAGVQYVLNLGPTVILPIMIFFIALIFRVPAKKALRSAITIGIGFVGINLVISLLSSNLGPAAQQMVERFGLNLTIIDAGWPAAAAASWASPVAAILIPICLAVNLALIFFKVTKTLDIDIWNYWHFIAAGATGYIVTGGNWWFAILCAIIYEVAVLWMADRTQPMVEEFYGLKGISLPTGSTAAFGFIGIPVGWLIAKIPGIKNIHVDPETIQKRFGIFGEPMMMGLILGIAIGLLAGYDVGAVAQLGMSMGAVMFLMPRMVKILMEGLIPISESAREFMKSRFKGRELYIGLDAALSIGHPANISTGLILVPITLFLAVIIPGNKVLPFGDLATIPFYVSFVVASRKGNILHSVLAGTVVIALALLMATDFGLVHTEMMKGVYEFPKGATQVSTLDMGGNFFNWVILKFSQAWAAIF
- a CDS encoding PTS sugar transporter subunit IIB; amino-acid sequence: MGQFKILVACGAGIATSTVVTDRVERLVKEHNVDAEVKQIKISEAASMQDGADLIVSTTILPTTYKIPAIIATSYITGMGMEELDEEILAHLK
- a CDS encoding PTS sugar transporter subunit IIA, whose translation is MDLVQFLKKGMVWVQSDIDKQEDLFQMVAESGKSEGYVTDDFLTRLTDREKTFPTGLKLDGYGVALPHTDPECVTEQFIAVITVKDGIPFKLMEDAGQTVEANLIFVLGLNEPHSQLAVLQQLMGTIQDKENVTALLRAKDEAEVKQILEAITV